gaaatagaacgtctacatcagaggagacatcactggatgtaagaggtatgtggcgctgtattctcctgtatgtttggtaacACTGAATATAATGTCCATGCAAATATGTCTTTAGTGCTTGTGCCTGAGGGTTTGATAGAGAATTTGGCAACACCCCTGCCTGCGTTGAGCTCCCGCATCTTGACCCCCAATCTCTAGCAGCCGAGGTTGAGCAGAATTTGCCGCACCTCTGCAGTTGTAATCATGCATTTCGCACCCCTGTGCTGAACCCCTAGCTACGCCTCAGGGCCGAGCATACGTTTTCAGAATACCTCATACTTACCAATGTACTATAACTGGCTCCTGGGAGGTACGTTATGCGGTGTGGAAAGTGTGGCAggattttttagatatttttttcaaaGCATTGACACGCCCCATTTTGCAACCCACACCCCTTTCTGCTGTGGCaccaccactagagatgagcaaatttcatattttttaaggGTAGTTCATGCTTCGTTTATTAGTAtaagctgaattgcgttatgtattccgttaccatggaccataacgcaattctatgatggaatgcatttaGAGgcgttccgtcataatagaagtctatgggctgcataatggatccgtctcgtttccgttatgcagtccatagacttctattattacagaataagaccccattcacacatctgcaatttcgttctgcattttctgcggtacggaattgcggacccattcatttctataggaccaCACGATGTGCGGAccggctccggaaatgcggaccagCACtttcgggtccgcatttccgttcccgaaaaaaaaaacaaaaaaaaaacatgtcctattcttgtctgcaattgcggacaagaataggcatattctattagtgtcggcgatgtgcggtccgcaaaatgcggaacacacattgccggtgtccgtattttgcagctccgcaaaacacgttacggacgtgtgaatggggtctaaataacggaatgcctctaaaggcattccatcacagaattgcgttatggtccgtggtaatggaatccataacgcaattcaccttttaccataaCCTgaaattggctcatctctagCCACCACTGTCACTTGTATTTGGACACATCAGTTTCACGTCCCGGCTTTTCAGGGCCATTTGCCAACTCTTCCATGAAATCTCTCCTTTTTTCCAGCACATCTCTGGGaaattgacgaatatggagcaCCGATGATGTCGCCTGGGAAAGGTTGTCAAGTATGTGCTTCTACAATGTCCACACGTGCAGCACCGCAGCTACACCTTCAGTCCGCCAAGTCTGCGCACACAAGAAGCCCTCACACTGCAGGGCAGCTCCTCACGTCCCATTCCTGGACCAGGTCTCCATGAGGTAACCGTAACCGTACCAGAGAGCAAGTGAGGACACTGGCGCTCAAAAAGTCATCGCTCCTGCTGCAGGACTCCTAGCTCCTCCCCCACCATCGCGTCACCACGACGTCCTCCTACTGGTTCAAACCGCCTCAGACAGACGCCGGCCCCGCCCACCTTCTTGTTCTCCTGGATACGACCGCGTGCGATACGCATGCGCGTCAATCAGTATTTCAATTGGTCAAACCTTGCCATAAACGCAAGTTTGGACCCGCCCGTCCTCGTGTTTCCCTGGATACGGCCGTGTGCACCGCGCCTGCGTAGTGTGTCGGTCGTGCTAGGAGGCGGAGCTTTTGACTAGCGCAAGTCCGGATACAAGCGGTTTTAACCCTCCGCCTCCTTTCTTCACTGGTTGTAGCCGCCGAGACCGCCGTCCTACCGGCCCGCCGGTCTCCCCGGGAGAGGTAGGTGACTCGGGGGGGTTAGCCGTGAGTTGGGACCAAGCCCGGGATGTGGGGCGAGTGCTGGAGCGAGGCACAAGCTGGTGCAGGGCTCCAAACATATGCTGAGCACCGAGCTGCCATGTCTTCTGTACAATGTGCAGGGCTTCCAGCACTTTCCTGTACTGCATGTGActtatagccccccccccaccctttatGCTTTCGGCAAATTAATGGTTAACGAGTGCCTCTATAAGTTACAATAAAACCAAATGGTAATTTGCGAGTTTTAATGATTTTCCAGATTATTGGAAACTTATCGTTGTGTAATGTCAATTACGCGACGATGGTGATAGCGGAAAACGCGCGCCTGCTTATCGGGAGGTATTCACACAGAGCAGTGTGCGTGATCTGCGGCGAACATGGGTATTGACTGCTTAGCATGTGTTCCCATGTGCGTTGAGGGCTTCCTTTAAGGATTCTGCCAAAAAAGAGCCCAGTGTGATCTAATGGAGCAAAACAACGGCAAGAACTACTGCAGGTGTGAACGGGGCCTTAGTCTGTAACGAACGTGTCACGCACATTATCTTGGGTGTAGGGACCGTCTGCATGATACGATCTACCGCCCGGCGGTGGGCTGTCGTAAGCTCAAAGACTCTGCGATGGGACTCCCTTTTTATATTATACTCCCCAGTGAGTGACGGTGAAGACAGATAATCTGGAGGTCCACAGCGCCCCCTCCAGAGAGCAGTTTTTGGACTTGCACTGTTCGCAGCGCCCTGCCCCTTCGATATTCATCTGACAGTGCAGAGCGCTTTGCGCGGCACTTCTGGTACTTTGTGTTTTGtggtttgtttttttgcaaaggtttacactttaaaggggtttctgtgATTTGCTATAATAAAGACCCACCCAGCGGTACCTGATATGGGATCTATACTGACCCGCTCCCCGACGTGCCGTTCTGGCTGCCTGCCAGTCATGCGTCCCATGACTGATCTCAGCAGTGACGTGACCCAGCAGCTGTGTACGTTTTGGCAAacgtgtcactgctgaggccagtcattggctgccgcAGCGTCCAAGGTCCTCTCCGTGCAGGGGTTGGCAGACGGGGACTGGAAGTCCAGGAGATGGAATGGAGGGGAAGGTAAGGTTGGGGTACTCTCACGTTGACGGCTGGACACAAAGcgtgcagtggttttgtgtccagCCAATTCTAAGCGTTTTTGCCCAATTGTGGCCATATCTCCACCGGACCCCATTATGGTGGCAGGATCTGGAGAACCCCAGAAGGCCGTTCTCCACCGGAATTGGTGCCacacgtgtgaaagtagccttagatctcTCCTCGGGTACCGTGGGTGTGGGAATAAAAGAGAAATCCTGGACACCTTTAAGCGCTGACCTGCAAACATTCGCAaagccacaggataggtgatttATGTATGGTCCAGAGGCTGGGCCCCCCATCCTGATCACAAGTACGGGGGTCCGCTGTGTGACACTTGTGCTGTGGTGGTTTTCAGCTCCTAGTTCCGCTGCAGATTGTAAACGGTGTCATCTGCTGGGAAATCCGCAGTGTGAATTGACAGCAATATCAAATATGATGGAGCTGTGGAGCGTGTCTGGTTGAGCAGTGCTCCTCCAAGTGCCCCCCACTTCTTAGTAAACTCCTTTAATGATGATGTAAGCTTCTGCCCTTGTTCCCTTATCAGGAtcttcttgctgtcagtgaatggggttGCAGTTTAGCTGCTGAGCACACCAATGACAAGCCTCCTTCATTAGGGGAAATCTAGAAGTTGCTGGTTCATTGTTCACACTGGGGTCTTGTCCGGGTGGGATGTGTCTTCTAGAAGCTGCCAGTGCTGGAGCAGCTGGTGGGTCCTGTCCATGTTACGGAGGGGCTCAGCAGCTGCAACCATATGGGGCGTCCCTGCAGAGGAAATGTGACGGCGCGGGAGCCAGGCTTTCCGGTTGTATCAGCAGAGAGGCTTTCCGGTCTGATTAGAGCATGATGCAATATCTCTATGCCATTCACaaaaaagaatatttttggaAATGGAAACATTAAAGGGACTGTCATCCAATTTTATAAATTCTTAAatcattttttaatattttttttttagattttagtcactttttttttttttatcctttcagAAATGTTTTTTGTATTTAATTCACTTGTCCGGAAATGtgaaaaattaaatatttcaTACTTGCTGCTGGTGACCAGCGGTTTTCTGTGTCCtcgagaggtcatcagtatctatttgaagaggccacggctGTCCGTGAGTCCTACAGCCTCTTCGCAGTTTGCCAAGCATGGCGCTGTTCATttgatagtggttgtgcttggtattgcaactcgggCCCTATTCACTGGAACAGGACTGAGCAGTGCCTTGGACCGACGAACGTGATGTCATTAGCCCAGGAAGAAGCAGcaggctcttcaaacagctgatcgtcaggagtcggacccccacccatctgatactgatgacctgaccTGAGGATAGGTTCTCAGTGTTGAACactcgggcaacccctttaatattaatgtGGTAGTGTGAATGcattgtaagggtccattcacacgtctgcaaaatggatccTTACTCCTGTTCtgcaacaaaatagaacatgcccaatTGTCCGCAATTGGCATTTTCTTTgagtgcggtccacaaaatgcggaacgcacattgctggtgtccatgttttgtggatctgcaaaacatacggacgtgtgaatggaccctaagtctcaGATGTCAGGATGGAAAAATCTGTGGAACCAAGTGGCAAGTGCACTCGAAATTTGCTGTTGGCCTCCAACATGAAGTCATTTGCCCGTCCACCATTGTCCATCTAATTTCTATGCACCCTTACAGACCCCCATGGTCTTCTAAATTTTGGGCTTAATAATGAGTTTTTCTCTCCCAATGTTGTGAGTTTTTGCTAGTACCATGGCTACAAGAGACTACGTGTGGTGGTGGCAGAGCGTTGGGGCATCCATTGGCACTGATACTGGGTAAAGCATGGTCTCCtattgttatgggggcagtggCTCTTGCGGTCCCCTGTATGGTCCATGAGGTGATGGGCTGCTTTATGAAGGCTATCTGTATTTCAGCTTGGAAGTGAGCAGGTGCTGTGTGGCGCTATCTACCTTTTAGTTCTCTCTGCCCTTGAAGCCCAGTACACAGCCCTCTGTACACCTGTGCGGTGTGGAGCCCTCCATTCGGGTACAAGTAACGTATTTACCATTGCAGATATGGCTCGAGGACATCAGAAGATTCAGTCACAGCAGAAAAACGCCAAGAAGCAAGCTGAAGCGAAGAAGAAACAGGGACACGACCAGAAAGCCGCCGCTAAAGCTGCTCTAGTCTACACCTGCTTAGTGTGTCGGGTAATGACCTTAATCCTATACCGTGCAGTAATATTCTGTCGTAAAACCATTATCCAGATGGAGAAAAGTGAGTTTGGGTGCGGGTTGTGTCTGCAGGGCGTTGCATGATGTGAATGCTGCATCCTGTGTCCCTGACCAGGTGTTCATACACTGATGTCATGCCTTATCTCATGTCCTCCTTTCAAGGTCCATACAGGGCCGGGCCCAGCTTTTAACCTGTTTTATACTACTTTATACATTTTAGTATTAATTGGGTTTATTGGGGCTTCTGGTATTTCTTAGATGGCAGACATGAAGCAGAGCCCAttagtgtttaaaggggttttgccatctcagacaatggggcatatcgctagggtatgcccccattgtctgataagtgtgggtcccacctctgggacccgcacctacaatgagaactgagctgggaaatgaacagagggtgcactgcacatgtgcagccgccctctattcatttctatggggccaccgaaattAACGGGAGCAGgggcggtgcgctcccattcacttctattggagcagcgcttggtggtggacggacccccaaaaatctggggtcctccagccacagctctccctgctccgttctcgttgtaggtgcgggtcccagagggtgggaccagcaccctttagacaatgggggcatatcctagcgatatgcccccattgtctgagatgggaatacccatttagGTGTTGGTATCTTGCTAGGTCCGAGGGGTCAGACCTTTgggacccccccttcccccccccccattcttctCTGCACATTATACATGGAAGCTATAATGCTAGTTTGAGCAGAGCCCAAGAATGAGCCTCTTTGGAATTGACTTGTTCCAGGGAATGTCTTCAGAATATGACTTATTGTGTAAAccacttttttttatgttaaaggggtattccagcttcTTATATTCCCCctcacccacgacagcaccatgaGAGAGGATCTGCCTCCaaagacaggaaacctgaagtaCAAAAAGGCAGAGACTCTCCTCTAACTTCAGTACTTTCTTCTTTAACAAATTCTTTAGGGACGAGAAGAAATCAAGTCAACAATGACGCCAAGTGCCATGTGGGAGGAAGACTAAAAATTTTTTTCCTGCATGGAAACTAATTTCCAGGAGTCCCTGGATTTTAGACACCTTGAGTCAAGGactaaggctacgtctacacgactacattttgttgcactaatgtcgcgcaacaatttttataatggcagtctatggtgtcgcactgcaacatgctgcgacacaacagtcgcagaaaatccatttgagatggctTTTTCTGCGATTGTTGCGTCggagtcgcagcatgttgcagtgcgacatcatagactgccattataaaaattgtctctCGACAttcgtgcaacaaaatgtcgctcgacaaatgtcgttgtgtagatgTAGCCTAAAACTGGAATTCCGCTCTCTCCCTCTGATATTTGTAATAACAAAATCCACCTGGATAGAAGAAAAAGCTATAGTGGCAGAAGTTCTATCCCTAAAGGAGAAAAATGTACTGGTGCCAGTACCAAAGTGTCAGGAAGGAGAAGGTTTTTATTGTGTTCTTGGTCAAAAAAACGGATGGGTCTTTCAGAACcattataaatttaaaaaagctaTAGTTTCTTGCTGGTAAAAGTGCTTCATGGCAGTGTTGGACTTAAGACGCTTATTTTCATGTCCCTATACATCAGCAGCATCAAATGTATTTACGGGTAGCGGTAGAGAAATTATCAACCACATGCAGTTCCAGGCCCTTCCCTTCGGGTTATCAATGGCTCCCAGGATTTTCACCAAAGTGGTGGCAGAAATGTCGGCTCACAGTTGAGAAAAAGATATAGggtcagatttatcatgactctgacagctcactccactttaacatatggctaaagtcagttttagccaagtcagatttatgatcggccctttaagactgtaataaatgtggtttgacggtagcagtttatctgtctgtaagcagctttacaaaagtcgcacatctttacgaaaaagtcgcatgttctattaaaaagtctcataagataagcatggtcctcactggagtgaaattgtgactttttaaatagtcccaatagtaaatctgtctagagattcatttacataagaaaacacgcccactttcagaaaactggcgagcatagtgcagagcagaaaaaagtcgcaaatttgtgcgcagttttagcgtttgggacttttttggggactttttcactccattattctgacctgagctaatgataaatctggcccatactcTTTATCCCATATCTAGATGACTTTTTAATTGTAGCAGAGTCTAAGGAGGCCTGCAGCAGAGCAGTGCTAGAGGTGGTCCGGATCCTGGAGAAATTGGGTTGGATCCTGAACAAATTAAAATCGAAACCGAATACTCTTCAGCTTCAACAATTCCTGGGTCTGTTTCTGGATTCCAAAAGGCAGATGTGTTTTTTTACCAGAAGAGAAAAATCTTTAACATAAGAACAAAGATACAGACCTTGATCAAACGTCCAAAAATCTAATAAAGGAAAGGTATGTCTATTCTGGGAAGCCTAACTTCATGTATTCCTGCGGCCATGTGGGCCCAATTTCATTCAAGGAAACTTCAATGGGAGATATTGACAGCCTGGCAAAGGGGGAAACGACCCTTAGAATTAAAAATGGAGATCTCAGCTCAGATGCTACACAACCTGGGATGGTGGTTGAATGTAAACAAATGGAGTCAGGGAATACTATGGATAATGAACGATTTACTATGCTTGACGACTGATGCAAGCCCTTGGGGCTGGGGCATCCATATTCAAAATCTATCCTTTCAGGGATCACGGAAGGGGATACTGAAATCCGCCGCCTCAAATATGAAGGAATTGATGGCAGTGAAATTTGCATTTCTGGAGGTCCTTCTGTTAATTTCAGGCAGGAACTTCAGAATGTCAGACAACATAACAGTGGTATCTTATATAAACAAACTGTGGTACCAGATGTCAAAGTCTGTCAATGCTCGGCAATATTCTTCAGATAGACTTGCAGTTTTGTTCTGCTATCTCGGCAGTCCACATAAAAGGGACTGAGAAACGTACAGGCAGATTTTTTGAGCAGTCAGTCCATTTACCAGGGAGAATGAAGCCTAAATCCAAAAATATTCAGGAAGCTGGCAGGCAGTTTGCTAAGATTCAGAACAGAAAGGTGAATAAATATTTTTCTCCCTGTACCTGGAAGGATTCTCCTGTGGTCTAGATGCTTTTCTCCACAGGTGGAATCTTCCACTAGCTTTATGCCTTCCCTCCCTTCTCCTTGATTcccagggttttaaaaaaacagaaGGGAGAATCGAGCGTGGGTCATTCTAATAGGTCCTTTCTGGCCTAAGAGACCATGGTTCACTTGGTTAAGGAAGTTGTCAGTGCCTGTTCCATGGGTTCTCCCAGCAACCCATGACCTTTCTCAGGGGCTGGTATTTCACCCTCAGGTAGACAGTCTTCATCTGACTGCCTGGAACTTGAAAAGCAGCTTTTAGCTAGGAGAGGTTTTTCTGATGAATTAATAAATGCTCTCTTGAAAGTCACACTTTATGTATGCTAGAGTCTGGAGAAAAAATGTTTCAATTGCAGGGTTACAATTTATGGACCTTCCATGTCCAGCACCAGTTACTAAGATCTTGGAGTTTCTTTAGAAGGAGTTGCAGTTAGGGTTGTCCTCCAACACCTTTTAAGGTTCAGGCTTCAGcacttttggctttttttttttttttttttttttttttttttttttttgaacagatTTCAGCAAATACATGGGTCATAAGATTATTTTAAATCTCTCACTAAAACGGCTTTGAACTTGTCCCCAAGGATAGCTCTGGGGTATTTGAATCTTGTTCTAAGTGCCCTTACTAAACCTCCTTTTGAACCCATTGAGCAGATTCAGATTTAAGATGCTGTCTCTCAGTGGCTCTTACTTCAGCCCGTAGAATTAGTGAGCTTCAGGTGATCTCTAGTAATGAACCTTACACtactattttaggctactttcacactagcgttcgggcggatccgttctgaacggatccgctcataataatgcagacggaggctccgttcagaacggatccgtctgcattatattagcttaaaaaaagctaagtgtgaaaatagcctcgtacggatccgtccagactttcaatgtaaagtcaatgggggacggatccgcttgaagattgagccacattgtggcatcttcaaacggatccgtccccattgacttacattgtaagtctggacggatccgcacggccaggcggacacccgaacgctgcaagcagcgttcagctgtccgcctgtccgtgcggaggcgagcggaggctgaacaccgccagactgatgcagtctgagcggatccgctccattcagactgcatcagggctggacggctgcgttcgggtccgctcgtgagccccttcaaacggaactcacgagcggacacccgaacgctagtgtgaaagtagccttagatgataGGGTTGTTATCAGACCTGACCCAGCATTTATTCTTGAAGTGGCCACTAGGTTTCATAGGTCTCAGGAGATTATCCTGCCATCTTTCTTTGAAAATCCAACCTCGGAGGAGGAAAAGGCTTTTGATTGCCTAGGTGTTAGGAGATGTTTACTCCATTACTTATCTAAGTCTAAAGATTGGAGGAAGTCCTCCTCGATGTTTATTCTGTTTCAGGGAAAGAATAAGGGTCtgcaagcattaaaaaaaataaaaactttttgcaAGATGGATTACTTCAGCGGTATCTCTGGCCTATTAATCTTCAGGAATTGAATCTCCAGAAGGCCTTCACACACATTCTACTAGAGCAATCTCTACCTCTTGGGCGGAAAAAGTTGCTGTATTTATCGGATATCAGTAAAGCAGCAGTCTG
This sequence is a window from Bufo gargarizans isolate SCDJY-AF-19 chromosome 5, ASM1485885v1, whole genome shotgun sequence. Protein-coding genes within it:
- the ZNF706 gene encoding zinc finger protein 706, whose amino-acid sequence is MARGHQKIQSQQKNAKKQAEAKKKQGHDQKAAAKAALVYTCLVCRTQMPDPKTFKQHFESKHPKVPLPPELVDVEA